A window of Magnolia sinica isolate HGM2019 chromosome 13, MsV1, whole genome shotgun sequence genomic DNA:
AATTTTcctttctttgttcttcttctgaAATGGGTTTTGACTTGTATGTTTTAAATgacatttttctttttggttctgGTAAAGTCTTTACATTCATGTATTCAAAATTTGCCTTCTTGTTCAGTTACGTGTCTAAATTTGTCAAGAAGACTGAGAAGCAATCAGCCTGTGAAGAAACCAAGTTCACTAATCTATATGTAAAGAATCTGGAAAATGGGTTGACTGATGATCTCCTTCGGGAAAAGTTCTCTGTATTTGGGAAGATAATCAGTGCTGTTGTAATGAAGGATGATTATGGGAAGTCTCGGGGCTTTGGGTTTGTTAGCTTCGAGTTGCCAAAAGACGCTAAGAAGGCCATGGAGGCCATGAAtggtgcacaactgggtaagttaTGTTCATTGTAGTTATTTCTGTTTCTCTAATTTGCAGGATCATGAGTTCATATGAATACTTACAGCAGGATCTTTGTTTGTTGGTCAGGATCAAAGAATCTCtatgtaggaagggctcaaaagaaggcTGAACGAGAGCAGATGCTAAGTTGCCAGTTCAAGGTAAGGCATAGCCAACAGTTTCTGAAGTTTCAGGTAAAAAAAATATTTGTATGGATCCatgattgttgtcaaacttatgGTGAAGTTGTAATCTTAAATGTATTGTACTCTGCAGGGTTTGAATGTGTACGTGAAAAACCTCGTTGACTCTGTTGATGACAATGAATTATGCGAACTTTTCAGTACTTGCGGCAAAATAAGTTCAGCAAAAGTGATGCTCAATGATGAAGGATTGACTAGGGGATTCGGTTTTGTGAGTTTTTTCACTCCTGCTGATGCGGAAAAGGCCATTTCTACTTTTCATGGTAGCTTATCTGGTTTTCTTCTTTTTGGCGGTCTTCTCCATAGGACCTGTTTCTTAGTTGACTAATTTGAGCCCAACTTGTTCATCTAGGAACCATTGTCCATGGCAAGCCTCTGTATGTGGCTATAGCCCAGCGAAAAGAAGATCGTCAAGCTATATTGCAGCATCAGTATGCCAAACATATGGCTGCATTGCCATGCTCTTTCACATCTAAAATTACCCCCTCCAGTTATTCAGTAAATTGCCATCCTCCTCCCATGAGTGCTCTCTCGCAGATCAACCCGTATCAGCCAATCATATGCCAGGATTTTGGTCGGAGCCCAAGCATTCTTCCTCCAAGAAAACCGATTTATCCCAcaatggtatttttttttttataactttatTGATTCCTAACCTGTCATTCATAGCCACCAGTCAATGTGTTCTCTTTGATTCATCCACAAGTATAAATAATGGTAACATATACATTGTTTATTGTTTCTCCGCAGCTctcaagtaaacaatggcaaacAAGCGAGTGGGTAAATGAGCTCCCACTTCTTGAGACTCCTCAGCATGCCGCGCTTTTTTCTTACATGCAACCCCCGCTTCATCAAGTAAATTCAGGGAAGGTGGGTCTTTTCTCTTTGATGTAACTGGGAATTTGTTTCACAACATAATAAACAATTGCTGCTGGACCATAATTATGTTCACATTAACTGTCCATATAACATGAGGCCATCCTACCCCAATTGAAAAATCTTATGAAGAGCTTCTCACTTCTATGCAGAATCATTGCCCGAATTTCTCATTTAAAACTTTTGATCTCTGAGGAAATTGGACCTTGTAGGAAAATCAAGATACAGACTAAGTCCAAAAAACAGGATTATAGTTTCTGATAACGAACAAATCAGTCATCAATAGCTCTTTCAATGGATCAGTAGTCAGGCCAACCCTACTCAATGGTAAAACTATGCTAGTCTAATGGGCTGATGACTAGGACTGTCTAATGGGCTGGCCTTGAAGAAGCAAAATCATAGTTTTACCATCAAAGTGAATTTGGAGCCAGAGGAAATGAAGGTCAGACAAAAACTTTAAGCAGCCAATCAACTTTAAGCAGTTGTGTTTTTCTAGTTAAAGACATCGATTGGTTTCCATGTCAGTTGAATGGTTAGACAATAAATCAACTTTAAGCAGCCAATCACGCATTCCATGTTTAATGCTGGTTTTGTGGAATGAtagagtttttcttcattttacaGCCAATGAAATACGCTGGTGGCAAAAACCATCAGGAGCCAAGGTGTGGGCCTTTTGAGAATCGAAAGTCATGCTTTTATAAGAGTAAGGTGAAAAAGCCAACTACAGGGCCTTCCAGTAAAGGATCAGAGGCATTAACAAAGACGCTATCAGGAGTGGCTCCTAGGCAGCATAAAAAAATTATTGGGGATTATCTTTACCCGCTGGTTCAGGAATATGAGGTGATTCTCTCAGGTTTAATTCATGAAATAATGTTTAAATGCAAAATTTTATTTCTGGTTGGCAAAAACACCCCAATTTCCAAATCATCTTGAACGAGAAGGTTCCTGTCCATACCAAATCATTTTCCCTTCAAGAAAGACTAATTGGTTAATCTTAGGTAAATGGGACAGTAGGCCACTTGATTGTGTAATGTGGGATTGCCTCTACTAATGACAGTCTCTCTCTATGTGATAGTATGAGTTTGCTGGGAAGATAACAGGGATGCTGTTGGAAATGAGTACCTCTGAACTACTTGCATTGGCGGAGTCACGGGACAAGCTGGCTGTGCGGGTCAAATCAGCAGTTGAAGCTCTGAGGGTGGTGAAGCCTAAGACTGGCGATTCACATGATGGTGATAGCAACATTATCCATCTTGACAGTCCCACTGTCAACTGAtggagactctctctctctctctctctctctctctcgtctgtATGCAGTTTCTTCCATCCGGTTTTGTGAgttgttgttgttttgttttCTGAACATATACCATGTTTCATTGTCAAAGAATGGAGTTAAGAATACTGTAGATCTGCGACCGCAAGAGATATTCATCACTCTTCCTATAATCATGTACGTCTCTGTTATTTGGCTTGTTCTTTTTTTCAATTTgccatttaatttttttttttttttaatttggagtGGCACATAGCAAGTGACCCTCTCAACAACACCTAATGTTCAAATATTGGCCATATTATTGGTATCACGGGTTAGCAATATTAAAAGTTTTGCCTCCCATGAATCACagatgggactgatttttgggccttaggCCTAACTTTTAGTGTTGCATGCAATGGttagagaggatttcatttaatcatcatggtgggcctagagacaaaatcaagggtggatgtgaTGTGTGTATAAGATCAACACCCGTGCATtcaatgggtcccctttaggttatgggatatcccatacggaacttaggtgggccatgccatctaaaatcatgtgaagatgcgcctaaaacctataaaagcacttggtggggcccacctgagttttggatgtggccgAAATTTGGTCTGACTCATCCgattgggacacacacaatggatggtctagatttgtgaaccacatctcagtgattatgaatgttttaatgggagagtaacccctctcaactgttgtatgtggtgtggcccacccaagtaatgaattgacttgatttttaatcccatGGCCCACCacggaatggtgcatttgactgatggggtagatgttagacacacatcgcagtgggcccacacagctcaacctcatgggaagctcaaATGAGGTCGACCATATagtaccattatatatatatatatatatatatatatattgatttttttcAACAAAACATGATGGCcaaaaatgaaaacttattatgtataattGTTTCTCGCAATATTTTAATTCCTACATGTATAAACATGTCTTTTAATCTCTATTAAAATTCCAcatttttcccaatgtttccccaaaTAAATTTCCCACACCaatacatgtttctgtatccccagtcattgatacatgaaatatgtaACGATACTGAGACATTAAATACAATCGGCATTGCTCATCTGTTGCGCCTCACCAGTCTATGTCATTCTTTTAATAGGCTctcccatggatgggccacatgacaCATTCACTAACAGCCCTCACCATCAAGATGGTGTTTTAGTGACCTTTCTCTGTATGGTGGTGAAGGTCTCTAATCAGTGGGCTTGTTGCAACATGGCTGATCcccccactagatgaatggtctggtGAACCGCTTGGTGAGGTATAAGAGATGAGAATACATCAATATCCAACAGGAATTGATCTGACCAGATTATCATATCCAAACACGGCCTTGTGTTTGAGAATACATCAATATTCACCAGATTGGGCAGAGTAAGTGGGCTTCAATTGGCAAATGCAATCACAAGACATGGAGTGTGGTCCATAAACTATCCTTCATCAATCTACCTTTTACATTTTCCAGTCCAAGGAAGGACGACTGAAAGCTTGAACAAAGTTGTTAATCATCAACCTTGTTCCTTGTAAGGAGTCCATATCAGCTTGCTCACGTCAACCTCAAGACCACCCCGGCCTGCTGCTTTTAGATGGCGATCTAGGACTTTTGGGTCTGCACAAATCACATGCTGCCCTTTCCTGTATTGGATTAGGTCTAGACTCTGTAGCGTGCTCAAGATATCATCAGCTTTTATGGCCGTCATATCACTGAGTTCCTGCACAAGAATGAAAGAAGACCCATCTCCCCATATATCATATCAAGGAAACAAGGTATCAATGGCAAGTGCAAGTACTAAAGATAATGAATATGTACCAAAGTAACAAGTAGGTGTTGTAATCCTAAATTAGGATGATCTGATGTTGGCGATATGTATAAAAGTGGAATGCCATGCAGGGAGCATGTTGCGCACACACTTGAACACCACCCTATCGTATAGGATCTTGGGCCATTCATAGGTCGAACCTGCTCTTAACATGCACCCAAAGTCATACAAGCCCAGCCGTCAGGCAGTCATTGACTTCACCTTTGTATCACACTTGCACATGTGCCCATATAGTTGAGAGCACTTTTCCTCAAGTACTTCAC
This region includes:
- the LOC131222729 gene encoding uncharacterized protein LOC131222729, producing the protein MAVAGASLPSSSLYVGDLDPSISDSDLIQSFSAVGPVVSVRVCRDSISKASLGYGYVNFLSPSDASKALESLNHTQLKGKQMRIMWSFRDPLSRKSGVANLFVNNLDLSIDSAALRKIFGKFGNILSCKVADENGNNKGFGFVQFDSEEAAQSAVEALHGSLVYGKKIYVSKFVKKTEKQSACEETKFTNLYVKNLENGLTDDLLREKFSVFGKIISAVVMKDDYGKSRGFGFVSFELPKDAKKAMEAMNGAQLGSKNLYVGRAQKKAEREQMLSCQFKGLNVYVKNLVDSVDDNELCELFSTCGKISSAKVMLNDEGLTRGFGFVSFFTPADAEKAISTFHGTIVHGKPLYVAIAQRKEDRQAILQHQYAKHMAALPCSFTSKITPSSYSVNCHPPPMSALSQINPYQPIICQDFGRSPSILPPRKPIYPTMLSSKQWQTSEWVNELPLLETPQHAALFSYMQPPLHQVNSGKPMKYAGGKNHQEPRCGPFENRKSCFYKSKVKKPTTGPSSKGSEALTKTLSGVAPRQHKKIIGDYLYPLVQEYEYEFAGKITGMLLEMSTSELLALAESRDKLAVRVKSAVEALRVVKPKTGDSHDGDSNIIHLDSPTVN